The proteins below are encoded in one region of Pseudoduganella armeniaca:
- a CDS encoding TonB-dependent receptor, whose amino-acid sequence MQLKKLAHLMALMGAVGPVVGMAQEQGGQPMPRVEITGSSIKRVAKEGALPVQTITFDTIRKAGITDTEQLMRLISANGTGADNMTSGNNVFGADADRVSGGAAFASLRGLGPNATLVLLNGRRMGNHGGSGKAVDLNAIPLGAVARVEILKDGASAIYGTDAIGGVVNFILRTDYQGLEASTTLNATEAGGGMQRSYSLLGGLGDLNTDGWNVMATVTHDVDDKLESRQRDFARGDQPQRGLSPDTTGTPFANILTGAGTALGTGFKMPGDPTTYLQAGLLSLQGKCDTVPGMSQYQTDLWKDVTSPTRTRYSCAYDYGSDYLMAFPVESTTALARGTFKINDNHRVFAEFTGSRTEATAELTAVQISTSLANGNAYPVNGPYYQDLSAYIPSYDRGKPIVYKWRATPWGNRTQYNVAESYRGLLAAEGTLAGKYDYKVGLAKSISTTQTDLVDGYGYTSKIYAALASGIVNPWVAPGQAQTQQAMDLIESTKYRGAFQHGRTTMTQLDGSISGEVFNLPAGAVSMAAGFDLRKETYSFGQDVDATTILLSPGNANLDEATRYVRAVYAEALVPVLKDLEVQLAIRRDNYSLVGATTNPKVAFRWQPTQTFLLRGSAGKGFLAPSFNQLYAGRLSQELPNGIIDQEGCAKHPGDPAFCAIERLDYRTGGNPALRPETSKQGTLGLVIEPFKNFSASLDWWAINIQDRILNRTPQTVLNNWQYLPQYIVRDQATGVIDHVEAGWINAAGLKTRGVDLGLRYDGKYAGYTYAAVLDGTYLDSFKFAEFEGQPYKEQVSQFSTRDIYLRWKHTASLTVGKGNWSALLMQRYASGYNDQLPNNGKGTPPAGFDPRVRHYTKHDVSVTYTGFPKTTLTFGIQNLFDTDPPFTAHNVDEVVGAGWDPRVADPRGRAFSFSVKYKFL is encoded by the coding sequence GTGCAACTAAAGAAGCTGGCGCACCTGATGGCGCTGATGGGGGCCGTCGGGCCGGTGGTGGGCATGGCGCAGGAGCAGGGCGGCCAGCCGATGCCGCGCGTGGAGATCACGGGCAGCAGCATCAAGCGCGTGGCGAAAGAAGGCGCGCTGCCGGTGCAGACGATCACGTTCGACACGATCCGCAAGGCCGGCATCACGGACACCGAGCAGCTGATGCGGCTGATTTCCGCCAATGGCACGGGCGCCGACAATATGACCTCCGGGAACAACGTGTTCGGCGCGGATGCCGACCGCGTTTCCGGTGGCGCAGCCTTCGCGTCGCTGCGCGGCCTGGGCCCCAACGCCACCCTGGTGCTGCTGAACGGGCGCCGCATGGGCAACCACGGCGGCAGCGGCAAGGCGGTGGACCTGAATGCGATCCCGTTGGGCGCCGTCGCCCGCGTCGAGATCCTGAAGGACGGCGCCTCCGCCATCTACGGCACCGATGCCATCGGCGGTGTCGTCAACTTCATCCTGCGCACCGACTACCAGGGGCTGGAAGCCTCCACCACCTTGAACGCGACCGAGGCGGGCGGGGGCATGCAGCGCAGCTACTCGCTGCTGGGCGGCCTGGGCGACCTGAATACGGACGGCTGGAACGTGATGGCCACCGTCACGCACGACGTGGACGACAAGCTCGAATCGCGCCAGCGCGATTTTGCCCGCGGCGACCAGCCGCAGCGCGGCCTGTCGCCCGACACCACCGGCACGCCGTTCGCCAATATCCTGACCGGCGCCGGCACGGCCCTGGGCACGGGCTTCAAGATGCCGGGCGATCCGACCACCTACCTGCAGGCCGGGTTACTGAGCCTGCAGGGCAAATGCGACACCGTGCCGGGCATGTCGCAATACCAGACCGACTTGTGGAAGGACGTGACGTCGCCCACGCGTACGCGCTACTCGTGCGCTTACGACTACGGCAGCGACTACCTGATGGCGTTCCCGGTCGAGAGCACGACGGCGCTGGCGCGCGGCACGTTCAAGATCAATGACAACCACCGCGTGTTTGCCGAGTTCACCGGCTCGCGCACGGAAGCGACGGCAGAACTGACGGCCGTGCAGATCTCGACCAGCCTGGCCAACGGCAATGCCTACCCCGTCAACGGCCCGTACTACCAGGACCTGTCGGCCTATATCCCCAGCTACGACCGCGGCAAGCCGATCGTCTACAAATGGCGCGCCACGCCGTGGGGCAACCGCACCCAGTACAACGTCGCCGAGAGCTACCGCGGCCTGCTGGCGGCGGAGGGCACGCTGGCCGGCAAATACGACTACAAGGTCGGCCTGGCGAAATCGATCAGCACCACGCAGACGGACCTGGTCGACGGCTACGGCTACACCAGCAAGATCTACGCGGCGCTGGCCAGCGGCATCGTCAACCCGTGGGTGGCACCGGGTCAGGCGCAGACGCAGCAGGCCATGGACCTGATCGAATCGACCAAGTACCGTGGCGCCTTCCAGCACGGCCGCACCACGATGACGCAGCTGGACGGTTCGATCTCCGGCGAGGTGTTCAACCTGCCGGCCGGCGCCGTTTCGATGGCGGCCGGCTTCGACTTGCGCAAGGAGACCTATTCGTTCGGCCAGGACGTCGATGCGACCACGATCCTGCTCTCGCCCGGCAACGCCAACCTGGACGAAGCCACGCGCTACGTGCGCGCCGTCTACGCGGAGGCGCTGGTGCCGGTCTTGAAAGACCTGGAAGTGCAGCTGGCGATCCGGCGCGACAACTACAGCCTGGTAGGCGCGACGACCAATCCGAAGGTGGCGTTCCGCTGGCAGCCGACGCAGACGTTCCTGCTGCGCGGCTCGGCCGGCAAGGGCTTCCTGGCACCGAGTTTCAACCAGCTGTATGCGGGCCGGCTGTCGCAGGAGCTGCCGAACGGGATCATCGACCAGGAAGGCTGCGCCAAGCATCCGGGCGACCCGGCCTTCTGCGCCATCGAGCGCCTGGATTACCGGACCGGCGGCAACCCGGCGCTGCGGCCGGAAACCTCGAAGCAGGGCACCTTGGGCCTCGTCATCGAGCCATTCAAGAACTTCAGCGCCTCGCTCGACTGGTGGGCCATCAATATCCAGGACCGCATCCTGAACCGCACGCCGCAGACGGTGCTGAACAACTGGCAGTACCTGCCGCAGTACATCGTGCGCGACCAAGCCACCGGCGTGATCGACCACGTGGAAGCGGGCTGGATCAACGCGGCCGGCCTGAAGACGCGCGGCGTGGACCTGGGCCTGCGCTACGATGGCAAATACGCCGGTTATACGTACGCGGCGGTGCTGGACGGGACGTACCTGGACAGCTTCAAGTTCGCCGAGTTCGAGGGCCAGCCGTACAAGGAGCAGGTCAGCCAGTTCAGCACACGCGACATCTACCTGCGCTGGAAGCACACGGCCAGCCTGACCGTCGGCAAGGGCAACTGGAGCGCGCTGCTGATGCAGCGCTATGCCTCGGGCTACAACGACCAGCTGCCGAACAACGGCAAGGGCACGCCGCCGGCCGGCTTCGACCCGCGCGTCAGGCACTACACGAAGCATGACGTGTCCGTGACCTATACCGGCTTCCCGAAAACGACGCTGACGTTCGGCATCCAGAACCTGTTCGATACCGATCCGCCGTTCACCGCGCACAATGTGGACGAGGTGGTGGGGGCCGGCTGGGACCCGCGCGTGGCCGACCCGCGCGGCCGCGCATTCTCGTTCAGCGTGAAGTACAAATTCCTCTGA
- a CDS encoding ABC transporter substrate-binding protein, with protein MTPHRSFIAALVLACSTAVAAAPPKVLHALLSTGETGLDPAVASDLASLSLLENLFDPMLRYDYLARPVKLQANTLVAMPTVDAAGTTWTFRLKQGMTFVPDPAFGGTRREVTAADYVYSLQRLYDPALKSPWLFLFEGKLLGDGAWRDKFDYATAIPGLRALDRYTLQIRLKEPDPSFLFYLALPATGAVAREAAEKYGTQLGNHPVGSGPFTVQEWKRSDRITLAANRDYHARLHGVGGALEGRQLPLVDRVDVKIMEEYQSRVLGYLNGEFDYIEQVPESMRDLVLDPASATPVLKPELARRGMVLDPFPVLQTYYMWMNMEDPVIGGYTPDKIALRRAIALGYNSAEDVALLKKGLALPAQTPLPPNVLGYDPAYRSPITYNLALARALLERHGYRKGEDGFRTLPDGRPLILRMHSEPSMVGRLRDELWRKNLNALGLRVEFITDKKTEIIKASRLGKVMMFETNWVADFPDGDNFYQLLYGPNAGRANYARFNLPAYNVRYEQARKLADGPQRQRLYTEMAQLIHAYNPWVLLTHPISADIRQPWLKNYKRHPVEFTNWRYLDIDMAAREGAAKMSR; from the coding sequence ATGACACCCCATCGTTCCTTCATCGCCGCGCTGGTGCTGGCTTGCTCCACCGCCGTGGCCGCGGCGCCGCCGAAAGTGCTGCATGCGCTGCTGTCCACCGGCGAGACGGGCCTGGATCCGGCGGTCGCCTCGGACCTGGCCAGCCTGTCGCTGCTGGAAAACCTGTTCGACCCGATGCTGCGCTACGACTACCTGGCGCGGCCGGTGAAACTGCAGGCCAATACGCTGGTCGCCATGCCGACGGTGGACGCGGCCGGCACCACCTGGACCTTCCGCCTGAAGCAGGGCATGACGTTCGTGCCCGACCCGGCGTTCGGCGGCACGCGGCGGGAAGTGACGGCCGCCGATTACGTCTACAGCCTGCAGCGCCTGTACGACCCGGCGCTGAAGTCGCCTTGGCTGTTCCTGTTCGAGGGCAAGCTGCTGGGCGACGGAGCCTGGCGCGACAAGTTCGACTACGCCACCGCGATCCCCGGCCTGCGTGCGCTGGACCGCTACACCTTGCAGATCCGGCTGAAGGAGCCCGATCCCAGCTTCCTGTTCTACCTGGCGTTGCCGGCCACGGGCGCTGTCGCGCGCGAGGCGGCGGAAAAATACGGCACGCAGCTGGGCAACCACCCAGTCGGCAGCGGCCCGTTCACGGTGCAGGAGTGGAAACGCAGCGACCGCATCACGCTGGCGGCCAACCGCGACTACCATGCCCGCCTGCACGGCGTGGGCGGCGCGCTGGAAGGCCGCCAACTGCCGCTGGTGGACCGGGTCGACGTGAAGATCATGGAGGAATACCAGTCGCGCGTGCTGGGCTACCTGAACGGCGAATTCGACTACATCGAGCAGGTGCCCGAATCGATGCGCGACCTGGTGCTCGATCCTGCGTCGGCCACGCCGGTACTGAAACCGGAACTGGCGCGGCGTGGCATGGTGCTGGACCCGTTCCCGGTGCTGCAGACCTACTACATGTGGATGAACATGGAGGACCCCGTCATCGGCGGCTACACGCCGGACAAGATCGCGCTGCGCCGCGCCATCGCGCTGGGCTACAACAGCGCCGAGGACGTGGCGCTGCTGAAAAAGGGGCTGGCGCTGCCGGCGCAGACGCCGCTGCCGCCCAATGTGCTGGGCTACGACCCCGCGTATCGCAGTCCGATCACCTACAACCTGGCGCTGGCGCGCGCGCTGCTGGAGCGTCATGGCTATCGCAAGGGAGAGGACGGCTTCCGCACCTTGCCGGACGGACGGCCGTTGATCTTGCGGATGCACAGCGAACCTTCGATGGTGGGCCGCCTGCGCGACGAGTTGTGGCGCAAGAACCTGAACGCACTGGGCCTGCGCGTGGAGTTCATCACCGACAAGAAAACGGAGATCATCAAGGCCTCGCGCCTCGGCAAAGTGATGATGTTCGAGACCAACTGGGTGGCCGATTTCCCCGATGGCGACAATTTCTACCAGCTGCTGTACGGTCCCAACGCGGGCCGTGCCAACTATGCCCGCTTCAACCTGCCGGCCTATAACGTGCGCTACGAGCAGGCGCGCAAGCTGGCGGACGGGCCCCAACGCCAGCGGCTCTACACGGAAATGGCGCAGCTGATCCACGCCTACAACCCGTGGGTGCTGCTGACGCACCCGATCTCCGCCGACATCCGGCAACCGTGGCTAAAAAACTACAAGCGCCACCCCGTCGAATTCACCAACTGGCGCTATCTGGACATCGATATGGCCGCGCGTGAAGGGGCGGCTAAAATGTCGCGCTGA
- a CDS encoding nucleoside recognition domain-containing protein → MSLNYIWSGFFLVGFAAAFAQWLFLGDTEIFKKVIDGTFDAARMGVMDIALPLAGVMTLWLGIMNIGEKAGVIGWLAKVIAPFFSRIFPEVPKDHPATGHMVMNFSANLLGLDNAATPFGLKAMESLQTLNPNKDEASNAQIMFLVLHTSGLTLIPLAIMAQRAILGAADPSDIFIPCMIATYAATLAGIVAVSIRQRINLFDKVVLTWLGGLTGAIAALIWYFTAFLSKGEIETVSKVVSNLILMGVIAVFLIKAHLRKVNVYEAFIEGAKGGIQTSLTVIPYLVGMLVAISVFRNAGVFGFIVSGFEWIFSALGLRTDFVPALPTALMKPLSGSGSKAMMIDAMTTYGPDSFVGRLACIFQGSADTTFYIVALYFGSVGIRRTRYAISCGLIADLAGVITAIGVAYLFFG, encoded by the coding sequence ATGTCTTTGAATTACATCTGGTCTGGCTTTTTCCTGGTCGGCTTCGCCGCCGCCTTCGCGCAATGGCTCTTCCTGGGCGACACGGAGATCTTCAAGAAGGTCATCGACGGCACGTTCGACGCCGCGCGCATGGGCGTGATGGACATCGCGCTGCCGCTGGCCGGCGTGATGACGCTGTGGCTGGGCATCATGAACATCGGCGAGAAGGCCGGCGTGATCGGCTGGCTGGCCAAGGTCATCGCCCCGTTCTTCTCGCGCATCTTCCCCGAAGTGCCGAAAGACCACCCGGCCACGGGCCATATGGTGATGAATTTCTCGGCCAACCTGCTGGGCCTGGACAACGCCGCCACGCCGTTCGGCCTGAAAGCGATGGAGAGCCTGCAGACGCTCAATCCGAACAAGGACGAAGCCAGCAACGCGCAGATCATGTTCCTGGTGCTGCACACCTCCGGCCTGACCCTGATCCCGCTGGCGATCATGGCGCAGCGCGCGATCCTGGGCGCGGCCGATCCTTCCGACATCTTCATTCCCTGCATGATCGCGACCTATGCCGCCACCCTGGCCGGCATCGTCGCCGTCTCGATCCGCCAGCGCATCAACTTGTTCGACAAGGTCGTGCTGACGTGGCTGGGCGGCCTGACAGGCGCCATCGCGGCGCTGATCTGGTACTTCACTGCGTTCCTGTCGAAAGGCGAGATCGAGACGGTGTCGAAAGTCGTCAGCAACCTGATCCTGATGGGTGTCATCGCCGTGTTCCTGATCAAGGCGCACCTGCGCAAGGTCAACGTGTACGAGGCCTTTATCGAGGGCGCCAAGGGCGGCATCCAGACCTCGCTGACGGTGATTCCGTATCTCGTCGGGATGCTGGTCGCCATCAGCGTGTTCCGCAACGCGGGCGTGTTCGGCTTCATCGTCAGCGGCTTCGAATGGATCTTTTCCGCCCTGGGCCTGCGCACGGACTTCGTGCCGGCACTGCCGACGGCGTTGATGAAGCCCCTGTCGGGCAGCGGCTCGAAGGCGATGATGATCGATGCGATGACGACCTATGGGCCGGATTCGTTCGTCGGCCGCCTGGCCTGCATCTTCCAGGGCTCGGCCGACACCACCTTCTATATCGTCGCGCTGTATTTCGGCTCGGTCGGCATCCGCCGCACGCGTTATGCCATCTCGTGCGGCCTGATCGCCGACCTGGCGGGCGTGATCACGGCCATCGGCGTGGCCTATCTGTTCTTCGGTTAA
- a CDS encoding D-alanyl-D-alanine carboxypeptidase/D-alanyl-D-alanine-endopeptidase — protein sequence MSLRRILCAALLACAGSSLAALPEPVAKLALAAGIPEDAIGAVVLRGDTILVSNAADTPMNPASTMKVVTTLVGLEQLGPAFRGRTELRSNGSIVGNVLRGDLILRGGADMDLNADALTHLLERLRSLGVRKIAGDLVLDRQLFQPARPDAGAPPFDEAPEAYYNVIPDALLLNMNMLYVELAADGRTLTASMLPELDKVDVKPALALVDGDCAKWDAGWRLPTVERHGARLTVVLHGTFPRHCRKNVGINVLDRDDYADRLVRATWQRLGGTIGGKTRTVDLATVTSTLAASAVAQGTLGSDTPASATPVDQTTLLAEHVSRALPELVRDTLKTSDNALARTLFLSLGSLQPDPLLGSRPLPAGERLAMLMAAHGDDKAVPATTAARAEQAIRQWLKEQHIDDDGVVFENGSGLSRTERIRPVQLAAVLRAGQTSPWLPEFQASLPIAAIDGTMRKRLKDSPAAGRARIKTGTLSGVVAVAGYVPDANGEECIVVAIVNHERAGNGVGRGIVDALIDWTANSSAGSAM from the coding sequence ATGTCGTTACGCCGTATCCTGTGCGCCGCCCTGCTGGCGTGCGCCGGTTCCTCTCTTGCCGCGCTGCCGGAGCCGGTGGCAAAACTGGCGCTCGCGGCCGGTATCCCGGAGGACGCCATCGGCGCCGTCGTGCTGCGCGGCGACACGATCCTCGTCTCGAACGCGGCCGATACGCCGATGAATCCCGCCTCGACGATGAAGGTCGTCACCACGCTGGTCGGGCTGGAGCAGTTGGGTCCCGCGTTCCGCGGCCGCACCGAGTTGCGCAGCAACGGCAGCATCGTCGGCAACGTGCTGCGCGGTGACCTGATCCTGCGCGGCGGCGCCGACATGGACCTGAACGCGGACGCGCTGACGCACCTGCTGGAGCGCCTGCGCAGCCTGGGCGTGCGCAAGATCGCCGGGGACCTGGTACTGGACCGCCAGCTGTTCCAGCCGGCCCGGCCCGACGCCGGGGCGCCGCCCTTCGACGAGGCGCCGGAGGCGTACTACAACGTCATTCCGGATGCGCTGCTGCTGAACATGAACATGCTGTACGTGGAGCTGGCGGCTGACGGCCGCACACTGACGGCGTCGATGCTGCCGGAGCTGGACAAGGTGGACGTCAAGCCGGCCCTGGCGCTGGTGGACGGCGACTGCGCCAAATGGGACGCGGGCTGGCGGCTACCCACGGTCGAGCGCCATGGCGCCAGGCTGACGGTGGTCCTGCACGGCACCTTCCCGCGTCATTGCCGCAAGAATGTCGGCATCAACGTGCTCGATCGCGACGACTACGCCGACCGCCTGGTGCGCGCCACCTGGCAGCGCCTGGGCGGCACGATCGGCGGCAAGACGCGCACCGTGGACCTGGCCACGGTCACGTCCACCCTGGCCGCCAGCGCCGTTGCGCAGGGAACGCTGGGCAGCGATACGCCGGCGTCGGCGACGCCGGTCGACCAAACGACCCTGCTGGCCGAACACGTGTCGCGCGCGCTGCCGGAGCTGGTGCGCGACACCCTGAAAACCTCGGACAACGCGCTGGCCCGCACGCTGTTCCTCAGCCTGGGCAGCCTGCAGCCGGACCCGCTGCTGGGCAGCCGCCCGCTGCCGGCCGGCGAACGGCTGGCCATGCTGATGGCCGCGCACGGCGACGACAAGGCGGTGCCGGCCACCACGGCGGCGCGCGCCGAACAGGCCATCCGCCAGTGGCTGAAGGAACAGCACATCGACGACGACGGCGTCGTGTTCGAGAACGGTTCCGGCCTCTCTCGCACGGAACGCATCCGTCCCGTGCAACTGGCGGCCGTGCTGCGCGCGGGCCAGACGTCGCCGTGGCTGCCGGAATTCCAGGCCAGCCTGCCGATCGCCGCCATCGACGGCACGATGCGCAAGCGGCTGAAGGACAGCCCGGCGGCGGGGCGCGCCCGCATCAAGACCGGCACTTTGTCCGGCGTGGTGGCGGTAGCCGGCTACGTGCCGGATGCGAACGGAGAAGAATGCATCGTCGTCGCCATCGTCAACCATGAGCGGGCCGGCAATGGCGTCGGTCGGGGAATTGTCGATGCGCTGATCGACTGGACGGCGAATAGCAGTGCTGGGAGTGCGATGTAG
- a CDS encoding type VI secretion system Vgr family protein: MSNPTRFLNDLMYGRQYNRILRLSFPHGDAPPHQFVVNKLDAVESLSRDFEYKVELLCDSAGVLLEDVQGKLLNITLVRTDGTERYFSGYVFSFRRRQSEGNITIYQAELGPWFRFLSLRRNSFLFHEKTLRDQTEEILQTYGAYPKWEWRVTDDDPVMTDACQYDETDFNYLSRRWEEKGWCYWYEHDAQGHTLIVSSDSTAAAPVDGGGTVRFHAKGGAVEEDAIDTWSPSRQGVPAGVTLAAFDFKAPTPVEVGTLTLAELGSFPRIETYEYTGAYGFGSRAAGDGQARVRMEEFEASAAQAAGEGNCRFIQPGRWFHLTADFDFAAYLGASDAGGDEFFVISARHSAANNYLSTEGGNGTYRNWFTCAMRTAPWRPGRGHNSVHTKILALQTATVVGPEGNESIHTDQYGRVRVQFHWDRVGTQDDRSSAWVRVSSAWAGAELGASMVPRVGTEVIVQWLGGNPDRPIITGALYNERNMPPWAVPGQQALSGLRSRELAPGKGNSPMGRSNHLVLDDTNEQIQAQLRSDHLHSQLSLGFLTRIDDTQGRRDARGEGWELRTDGHGVLRAGAGLLVTTDARSNGVSHAKDLDETTQRLATAVDLHEGLLSAATQHDDQPEEEKDGPAEAARSQQETIRASGKEPFSELSAPHLVLGSPAGIALNSAKSAHIASAEHIALSSGKSLSIASAASMFASIGKSLRLFVHKAGLSLIAAAGKVTVRAQANDVEVIANKVLELMSESDWVEIRGKKGIRLHGANHMLEISDQTQFFTTSPVLFHGNLETLGAKSVAQAFNEKHVDLRFDQEVFLMDANGEPMKDVAYELIRDDGTIITGKTGPDGSTGLQKGNGLEGYTIRWKGEMP, from the coding sequence ATGTCCAATCCGACTCGTTTTCTTAATGATCTAATGTACGGCAGACAGTACAACCGGATCCTGCGTCTGTCGTTTCCCCACGGCGATGCGCCACCCCACCAGTTCGTGGTCAACAAGCTCGACGCCGTCGAAAGCCTGTCGCGCGATTTTGAGTACAAGGTCGAGCTTCTGTGCGACAGCGCAGGCGTGTTGCTCGAAGACGTCCAGGGCAAGTTGCTCAACATCACGCTGGTACGTACCGACGGCACCGAGCGCTATTTCTCTGGGTACGTATTCAGCTTTCGCCGCCGCCAGTCGGAAGGAAACATCACCATTTACCAGGCCGAACTGGGCCCCTGGTTCAGGTTCCTCAGTCTGCGCAGGAACAGTTTCTTGTTTCATGAAAAGACCCTGCGCGATCAGACCGAGGAGATCTTGCAGACGTACGGGGCGTACCCTAAATGGGAGTGGCGGGTAACGGACGACGACCCCGTCATGACCGATGCATGCCAATACGACGAGACCGATTTCAATTACCTCAGCCGCCGATGGGAGGAGAAAGGGTGGTGCTACTGGTACGAGCATGATGCCCAAGGTCACACGCTGATCGTCTCGAGCGACTCCACGGCTGCGGCGCCGGTCGATGGCGGGGGCACCGTGCGGTTTCACGCGAAGGGCGGCGCTGTCGAGGAAGACGCTATCGACACCTGGTCGCCTTCGAGACAAGGCGTGCCCGCTGGCGTCACCCTGGCCGCGTTCGACTTTAAGGCGCCCACCCCCGTCGAGGTGGGTACCTTGACGCTGGCCGAACTGGGGAGCTTCCCGCGCATCGAGACGTACGAATACACCGGCGCCTATGGATTTGGCAGCCGCGCAGCCGGCGACGGGCAGGCCCGTGTACGCATGGAGGAGTTCGAGGCCTCCGCAGCCCAAGCGGCCGGGGAGGGGAATTGCCGCTTCATTCAGCCAGGACGCTGGTTTCATCTGACCGCCGACTTTGACTTTGCCGCATATCTTGGGGCTAGCGATGCTGGCGGGGACGAGTTTTTCGTGATTTCAGCGCGGCATAGTGCAGCAAACAACTATCTCTCTACCGAGGGCGGGAACGGCACATACCGCAACTGGTTTACCTGTGCGATGAGAACAGCGCCGTGGCGACCGGGGCGTGGACACAACAGTGTGCACACAAAGATCCTGGCCCTGCAGACCGCGACGGTGGTAGGCCCAGAAGGTAATGAAAGCATTCATACGGACCAATATGGCCGGGTTCGTGTGCAATTTCATTGGGACCGAGTCGGTACCCAGGACGACCGCAGCTCTGCATGGGTGCGGGTTTCGAGCGCTTGGGCCGGTGCCGAACTGGGTGCATCGATGGTGCCACGGGTGGGAACGGAGGTTATCGTTCAATGGCTCGGCGGCAACCCAGACCGCCCCATAATCACCGGAGCACTCTACAACGAACGGAACATGCCGCCTTGGGCCGTGCCGGGGCAGCAGGCGCTCAGCGGATTGCGTAGCCGCGAGCTGGCGCCAGGCAAGGGCAATTCGCCTATGGGCCGCAGCAATCATCTGGTGCTGGACGATACGAACGAGCAAATCCAGGCACAGCTACGAAGCGACCATCTACATTCGCAGCTCTCACTCGGCTTTCTGACGAGGATAGACGACACCCAAGGACGCCGCGACGCGCGTGGCGAGGGATGGGAGCTACGCACGGATGGACATGGGGTGCTCCGTGCTGGCGCTGGCCTTCTTGTAACGACCGATGCACGATCGAACGGCGTGTCACATGCCAAGGATCTCGACGAGACCACGCAGCGCTTGGCCACGGCGGTCGATCTGCACGAGGGATTGCTGTCCGCTGCAACTCAGCACGACGACCAGCCCGAGGAGGAGAAAGATGGGCCTGCGGAGGCGGCCCGGTCCCAGCAGGAAACGATCCGCGCCTCTGGGAAGGAACCGTTCTCTGAACTGTCAGCACCGCACCTCGTCCTCGGAAGTCCGGCTGGAATAGCGCTCAATTCGGCTAAGTCCGCGCACATCGCCAGCGCAGAGCACATCGCGCTCAGCAGCGGTAAAAGCCTCTCAATTGCCAGCGCCGCCAGTATGTTCGCGAGCATCGGCAAGAGCCTCCGCTTGTTCGTGCACAAAGCCGGCCTTAGCCTGATTGCGGCGGCGGGCAAGGTCACGGTGCGCGCTCAAGCCAACGACGTGGAAGTGATCGCCAACAAGGTGCTCGAACTGATGAGCGAGTCGGACTGGGTCGAGATTCGGGGAAAGAAAGGCATTCGACTGCATGGCGCCAATCATATGCTCGAGATTAGCGACCAGACGCAGTTCTTCACGACGAGCCCCGTCCTGTTTCACGGCAACCTTGAAACTCTTGGGGCGAAGAGCGTCGCTCAGGCGTTCAATGAGAAGCACGTCGACCTTCGATTTGACCAGGAAGTTTTCTTGATGGACGCGAACGGCGAGCCCATGAAAGATGTGGCGTATGAACTGATACGCGACGACGGTACGATTATTACCGGAAAGACTGGACCAGATGGCAGTACCGGCCTCCAGAAAGGTAACGGGCTGGAGGGATACACAATTCGATGGAAGGGCGAGATGCCATGA